The window GACGGGGCCGTCAGCGCGGAGCTGACGGACTCGTTCGCGGGTCTGCGCTCGCTGACCGGCGACGTGGGGGCGGTCCACGTCTCGGCCCGGGGCGTGCACCGCGCGGACACCGAGATGGACGTCGAGGCCGACCTCTACGACGTCACGACCGACGGGGCCGTCGGCGGCGGCCGCGCCACGGCGCGGGTCTCGTACGGGACCCTCCAGAAGCGCCTCGCGTCCACGGAGGCGGGCATGAAGGTGGGCGGCGACGCGAACGGGCTCACCCTCACCGGCAGTGTCGGGGACCTCGGACTCCCGGTCACCGTTCACACGCGGCTCGCCACCACGGCGACCAGCCTGACCCTGACGCCGACCACGGTCTCCGTCCTGGGGCGTGACCTGCCCGTCGACACCCTGGGCTCGCTGCCCGTCGCGGGGGGCCTCGTGGACCGGATCGCCGAACGGCTCGCCCCCCGGACCATCGACATCGACGATCTGCCGGCGGGAGCCCGTCTCACCGCCGCCCGGCCGACCGCCTCGGGACTGGAGCTGAACTTCTCGCTGTCCTCGGAGTCGATCCAGGTGAAGTCCGCGAACGGCGACCGGGCGAGTTCCGCGGGCGCCGACCGCTGCTCGGAGAAGTAGCCCCGCGGCGCGGAGGAGCGGACCCTCCGCGCGGAGGAGCGGACCCTCCGCGCGGAGAAGTGGCCCCGCCGCGCGGTCGTCGGCGGCCGGCCGGCCGTGATCCGCGGCCGATCAGGGCGACGGCGGTTCGGAGGCCTTCGCCTTCGCGTCGAGCAGGTCACCGTATCCGGCGGCCGTCCAGACGCGCAGGCGGAACCGCTCCGGCGACACCGGCTGCGGCCACGGGTCTCCGGAGGCCGAGAACACGCCCCGGCAGGTGGGGCAGTAGCGCGCGTCGTCGGTGAGCTCGGCCGCCCCGGCGGCGCCCGCGAGCACCCTGCGCGCGTCCCGGTTCTCGCCGCGGACGATCGCGATGGTCGCCGCGAGGATCAGTACCGCGGCGACGGCGCCCACCGCCGTGAGCCACGGCAGGTTCCGGTCGTCGGCCGCGTACGCGCCGGCCGCGGCGGCCATCCCGGCGATGACGATGCCCTCAGCGAGGTGCGTACAGCCCTCGCCCGTGTGCTCCGGTGCCGACGCGAGCCTCGTCGCCAGGTCCTCGCGCCGCCCGCTCCGGTCCGTGCGCGCCCGCTCGACCGGCACGTGCTCCGACGTCCCGCACCCCGGGCACGGCACCGGCTTGTTCGATTCTCCCCTTGTCATCCGGACATGATGACGTGCCGCACCACGACACCCGAAGGCCACCGGTCCTCCGGGGCTCTCACGTGCGAGCCGACGGTGCGTCGACGGCGCGCGTTCCGCGGTTGCCCGGCCCCCGGCGCGGGCGCACCGTGGGAGGTGGGGGTGCTCCCGGGAGACGATCATGGGCGTACGCGATCGCTTCGGTGCCCGCGGCTTCGGTGCCCGCTGTGTGGGGGTCCTCGCCGCCCTGACGCTGCTCGCGCCGGCCACCGCGTACGCGAGCGCCCACGCGGCGGCCGGCTCCGAGCGGGCCCGGTCCGCGCCCGTGGCCGCCGAGCCGCCGGGGCCCGACACGGACAGTCCCCAGGGGTTGGCCACCTACCTCGGTGAGGCCTTCAGCAGCATCGACGGCTACTGGCAGGACTACTTTCGGGCGCATCGGCTGGAGGGGCCCTCCGTCTTCTACGCCACCCCGCTGTCGAGCGGGGACTCCTTCACCAGCAGGTGCGCGGAGCAACCCGTCACGCACGACACGCCCACGTTCTTCTACTGTGCGGCCGACGGCTACACGACCCGCGAGGGTGACACGTTCTCGGGCGGGATCTACTTCCCGGTCACCACGGCGATGGGACTGCGGCGCGAGACCGGCGATTTCGCACTGGCGACGGTGATGGCGCACGAGTTCGGCCACGAGGTCCAGCAGGAACTCATGGAACAGCTGCACCTGCGGGACATCGTCCAGAGGAAGGACGGAGCGCCGGTCCTGGAGAACGGCCGCCCGGTGAAGGTCAAGGAATCCGAACTGCTCGCCGACTGCTACAGCGGAAACTGGAGCAAGTACGCGCACCGGCAGGGTCTCGTGGCCACCGCGAACCTCGCCGAGGCCGTCGTCGCCCTGCGACTCGCGGCCGACAAGGAGTTCGGGGTCGGCGATCCGCACGGCAGCAAGTACGAGCGGACGGCCGCGTTCACCCTCGGGTACACCAGCGGGGACCCGCTCCGGTGCGCACGCCGGTACTGGGTCACCGAGACCTGGGAGTAGGACGCCACGAGGACGCCACGTACGATGCGGATCCGGCGGCGGCCGCCCGGCACGGGGCCGCGCTCCGGGTTCCGGGTGCCGTCACTCGCACCTTCCGCAACCGAGAGGACAGCGATCGTGGGCCGATCCCCAGCCGTGGGCCAAGTGGTGGACGACTTCCGGCTGCCGGGAGGTGAACTGACCGGGGAGGAGTTCGTCCGCACCGAGTACTCCTTGGGCGGCCACCGAGGGAGCCCGGTCGTCCTGGCCTTCTATCCCGGTGACAACACCCCCGTGTGCACGACCCAGTTGTGTTCCTACTCCGACGGACTGGAATCCCTGGGAGCCGGCGGGGCCAGGGTCTGGGGCATCAGCCCCCAAAGCGTCGACAGCCACGAGGACTTCGCGCGCTCCCGCGGACTGCGCCTGCCCCTGTTGGCCGACACCGACCGGACCGTCGCCCGCGCCTTCGGGATCACCGCACCCCTCATCGGCCTGCGCCGGGCCGTCTTCATCATCGCCCCCGACGGCACCCTGCACTGGAAGCACGTCACCGCGGTCGGCGCCACCTTCCCGCCGGCGGACACCATCACCGAACAGCTCTCCCGCATCGGGGCGAGCTGAGGGACCCGTGAGGTTCCGGTCCGGGCGGGTCCGGGATGCGCCGACCCCGCTTCGGCGAGCCTTGCTCGCGGGCGGCTACGTCCGAGGGCCGGGACAACGATCCGCCCGGGGTCAGACCTCGCAGAGGGCGCGGGTCGCCACTTCCCAGGCGGCCGTGACGGCGTGTCGGGCGTGGGCGGTGGCCTCGCCGGTGTCGGCGGGAAGGCTTCGCGGGGTGCCGACGTGGACGTGCAGGCGGGGTCGGCGTACCGGCGCGGTCAGCAGGCCGGCCAGTTGTTTGCCGGTGCTGCCCGAAGTGATCCGGCGGGCACCGGCCTGGCCGAGCGGGACGAGCGGCACCCCGGCGGCTCGCGCCAGGCGGGCCGGGCCGCTGCGGAAGCCTTCCGGCGGCTCCTCCCCGGAGTCCGGGCGCAGCGGCAGGCGGCCTTCCCCGTAGACCAGGACGTGCCGGCCGGCGCGCAGTGCCTCGACCGCCGTTTCCAGGGCCTCCGAGGCTCGCGCCGTGCCCCGGCGTACGGGTACGTGTCCCTCGCGCGTCAGCGACCAGCCGAGCAGCGGGATCCGCCACAGGCCCGCCGTGGCGAGCACCACCGGTTCGGTGCCCAGGCGGCGCAGGGCCGCCATGACGACGGCGGGGTCGGCCAGGCTGGTGTGGTTGGCGACGATCACCGCGCCCCCGGCGGGCAGCGACGGAACGTCGGCCGTGACGGTCAGGCGTCCGAACACGGGCACGACGGCGGAGGCGAGGCGACTGAGCACGCTGGTGCCTTTCACGAGGGCTTCTTGCGGTGGTTCCATGGTCGGCCGCGGTGGGGCCCGCGTCGTGAGCGCGGGTACTCATCCTCGTCTGAGCACCACCGCTCCCCGGCAGCGCGTACCGGCGGCAGTCGCTGGACGAAGCGCCGGCGAACCTCCCGGTCGGATGACCATCCGCCCATCCGACCGGCCGCGTGCGGGTCTGCCCCGAACGGGGGACCGTTTTCGCCCACACCGGGGATCTTGACCCCGACGAGGGGTGAAGCACCCTCCGGACGCGTTGCCTCCCCGGGGGGCCGGACCGTTGTCGGTTCGTGAGTACAGCAACGAGCAGCCCGATACTGGCCCACACGACCCCCCACGACACCGGCGCCGACAGTGCGCCCTGCGCCATAACGGTCCACTCCCGGGGCAACGTCCTGACCATCGCCCCGACGGGCGAGATCGATCACCACACCGCCCGGCCCCTGCGCGTGACGCTCGCCCTGGCCGCCGCCCACGGCTACACCGGGCTCGTCCTGGACACCTCCCGCGTCACCTTCGCCGACTCCGGTCTCCTGCGCGTCCTGGACGAGTGGTGCAGGCACGGGCGTCGCCTGAGGATGGTGAACCAGTCCAAGGCCGTACAACGCCTCCTGGCCGCGGCGGCGGCGACGGGACCGGCGCCCTCCCCGTACGGCGGCCTCCGCCGGAAACCGGGGGACGGCGCGGAGCGCGCGGCACCCCCCGGCCCGCCGGACCGACCAGGCCCCGCGGGGGAAGCGACACCGCGGTGACGTTCATACTCCTGACCGTCACCCCGATGCTCCTCGCCGTCCTCCTGCTGCGAGGGGAGCCCGGTCGGCAGCGGCGCCAACGTCGTACCGCCCTCGCACCACACCTCGACCGTACGGCCGGGCCGCGGAGGCAGCACCGACCCGCCCTGACCTGACCCCGAGCCGGTCCGCCCGCCCCGCGAGAACACGGGGCGGGCAGACCCGGGGGTCCGGCGGCGCGAGCCAGGGGATCTAGGGGATCCGGCCGCCGCCCCGGACGCCGATCAGGTAGTCCGCCTCTTCCGCCAGCCGCGCCCGCCGCTCGTCCGTCCCGGCGCGTTCGAGTTCTCCCCGCAACGCCTGCTCGGTCCGCAGGACGGTCGCGCGCGGGATCGGGATCCGCTGTCCGGGCTTCTCCGTGAACGGCGCCAGTTCGGAAGCGAGGGTCTGCGCGTCCGGCGAGGAGCCCCGGCGCAGCGAGAGGAACACCCGGGCCAGCCAGTCGGCCGGAATCTTCACCATGAGATCTGTCATGCATGGGCAACGAACGGCCACCCGCCCCGTGACACCCGCTCCCTCGCACGGAGCAACGGGCCGCCCGCGCCACGGGGCGAGCCGACCGGGGCGGCGCACCGGGCATCGCGAGGGCCGCCCGCCCACCCCCTTCGAACGGTTGTTGCCTTGCGCGCAGCCCGGTCGGGTGAGTTCACTGTCTCCCATGGACACGAGCACGACGTCGATCGAGGCCTTCTGGCCGGCTCGCCGTGTCCGCCTGTTCGACGAGGCTTGTCGGTAGGTCACGCGCGCGTGTTCCCGTCCGCGTGCGTGGCCGTTCCGCGTCCGAACCCGCCCGGTTCACGCGGTGGCCCGGGTGGGTCCCCCCTCGGCACGACAAGGATCCGAACCTGTCCGTCACCGATCAGCTGCTCGCCAACAACCCCGTCTACGCGGAGAACTTCACCGGCCCGCTCCCGCTGCCTCCGGCCAAGCACGTGACCGTGGTCGCCTGCATGGACGCGCGGGCCGGTGAGGCGTTCACCGACCTCGACGTGGACGTGCGGCAGTCGGTGGGTCGGATCAAGGCCGATCCGTTCGTCGTGCACAAGGAGAACATCCGCGGGTTCGTCTTCGACGTCGCGACCGGGAAGCGCAACGAGGTCGTCTGATCCACGTCGTGGGGAGGGGCACGCCCGGCGCCCCCTCCCCACGACGGGCACAGGATGGGCGCGCGGCGGGCGGTCTATCCGAACCAGACGAGGTCCAGGACCGACAGGCGTCCGGCTTCCCGGTTGATCCGGTAGATGACGCTCAACCGTCCGATGGAGGCGGACCGGACGTCTTCCCCCGCGGGATCGCCCGCGTCCCACTGCGGCCAGCCCCAAGGGGTTCGGGCGGCGATGTCCAGGACGTCGCGCGCCATCTCGCGGGCGTGGGAGGGCAGTCCGGCGAGCACCGTCGCGGCCTGCGGGGAGAGCCGGGCCGGCCATGGCGCACCGATCACGGTCGGGCTCCGATGACGTCTTCGAGCGCGATGTGGTCGGAGTCGTCCATGCCGGACGCGATGAAGGCGTCGACGGCCGGGGCCGAGTCGAGCCGGCTGCGCCAGGCGCGCACGACATCGTGCAGCGGGGTGAGGGTGTAACTGTGGCGGGAGTCCTCCAGCGCCTTGGCCCAGTCCCGTTCGAAGGCCGGCTCCCACCGTTGTGCCCGGTGGTCGGCGCGGATCCGGACGAGGAGTTGGGCGGCCGCGGCCGGTGGGGGCGGTGGGACGGACACGTACTCGGGCTGTGCGCTCACGGTTCCTCCAGCGGTCTCTTCGTCACGGTACGCGGCCGGCCGGTCAAAGGAGGTGGGCATCCGGGGATCCGCCGGGCGGCGGGCGGTTCACCGGTCCGCGCACGCAAGGCGAAGAGAAGAGCGCGAAACCTTACATTCATTGCATGATCATGAACACCACCTTTCATCCATCGGGATGAACTCACAAACGATCTACGATCCAGAGGCACGTTCGTTTCACCCCCTCGCTCTGGTTACGGATCCCACCATGCTCTCTGCACTGCCGCGCCGGCGTACCGCACGCGCCGCCGCCACCACCGCCGCCGTCCTCGCACTCCTCCTCTCGGGCTGCGGACTCGGCGGTTCCGACGGGAAGCGCATCCGCGTGGGCGTCTCGGGCGACTCCCCCGAGTGGGACGTCCTCGCCAAGGAGGCCGCGAAGGAGGGCCTGACCGTGGAGACCGTCGTCTTCGACGACTACTCCCTGCCCAACAAGGCGCTCAGCGCCGGCGACATCGAACTCAACGCCTTCCAACACCTGGTCTTCCTCGCCCAGTCGAACACCGAGAACCACACCGACATCGCGCCCATCGCCGCGACCACGGTGGTGCCCCTCGGCCTGTATTCGAGCCGGCACACGCAGCTCTCCCGGCTGCCCGACCGGGCCGAGATCGCGCTGCCGAACGACCCGGCCAACCAGGGCCGCGCCCTGCGCGTACTGGAACAGGCCAAGGTCATCGAACTCCGTCCGGAGGCAGGGCTCTTCGCCACACCGGACGACATCACCGCCAACCCGAAGCACATCCGGCTCACCCCGGTGAACGCCCAGCAGACCCCGCGCACCCTCAAGGACACCGACGCCGCGATCATCAACGACGGGGTCGCCGAACTCGCCGGCATCGACGCCGAGACCGCCCTGTTCAAGGACGATCCGGCCGGCCCCCAGTCCCTCCCCTACCTCAACGTCATCGCCGCCCGCGCAGACCGGAAGGACGATCCCGATTTCGAGAAGATCGTCCGGTTGTACGCCTCGCCGGCCGTGCAGGACGAGGTGCGCCGCACGAGCAACGGCACCGCCCACCACGTCGAGTTGCCCGCCGCCGACCTCCAGGTCGAGGTGGCCCGGATCCAGAAGCAGCTGAAGCGATGACCGCCGGCGTGGAACTGCGCGACGTGCACAAGGAGTTCCCCGGTGGGACGCGCGCCGTCGACGGCGTGAGCCTGTCGGTCGAAGCCGGCACCGTCTTCGGGGTGGTCGGGCACAGCGGGGCGGGCAAGTCCACCCTGTTGCGGCTGGTCAACGGCCTGGAAGAACCCACGTCCGGCAGCGTGCTGGTGGACGGCCAGGACCTCGCCACCCTCGGGGAGCGCCGACTGCGCCCCATCCGACGGGACATCGGCATGATCTTCCAGCAGTTCAACCTCTTCCGCTCCCGCACCGTCCTCGGCAACGTGCTCTACCCGCTGCGTCTGGCCGGCATGGACCGTGCCGCCGCCCGCTCGCGCGCGGAGGAGACCCTGGACTTCGTCGGCCTCTCCGGGCACGGCGGGCGCTACCCCGAGCAGCTCTCCGGCGGCCAGCGTCAGCGCGTGGGCATCGCCCGCGCGCTCGCCACCCGCCCGAAGGTGCTCCTGTGCGACGAGGCCACTTCCGCCCTCGATCCGCAGACCACCGGGGAGGTGCTCGCCCTGCTGCGCCGGGTCAACCGTGA of the Streptomyces sp. NBC_01426 genome contains:
- a CDS encoding LmeA family phospholipid-binding protein — translated: MKLRRTPALVTAGLTVVLAAATGTANAVVKHSAQQRIEEKAACRLQADGAVSAELTDSFAGLRSLTGDVGAVHVSARGVHRADTEMDVEADLYDVTTDGAVGGGRATARVSYGTLQKRLASTEAGMKVGGDANGLTLTGSVGDLGLPVTVHTRLATTATSLTLTPTTVSVLGRDLPVDTLGSLPVAGGLVDRIAERLAPRTIDIDDLPAGARLTAARPTASGLELNFSLSSESIQVKSANGDRASSAGADRCSEK
- a CDS encoding lysophospholipid acyltransferase family protein; the protein is MLSRLASAVVPVFGRLTVTADVPSLPAGGAVIVANHTSLADPAVVMAALRRLGTEPVVLATAGLWRIPLLGWSLTREGHVPVRRGTARASEALETAVEALRAGRHVLVYGEGRLPLRPDSGEEPPEGFRSGPARLARAAGVPLVPLGQAGARRITSGSTGKQLAGLLTAPVRRPRLHVHVGTPRSLPADTGEATAHARHAVTAAWEVATRALCEV
- a CDS encoding methionine ABC transporter ATP-binding protein, with amino-acid sequence MTAGVELRDVHKEFPGGTRAVDGVSLSVEAGTVFGVVGHSGAGKSTLLRLVNGLEEPTSGSVLVDGQDLATLGERRLRPIRRDIGMIFQQFNLFRSRTVLGNVLYPLRLAGMDRAAARSRAEETLDFVGLSGHGGRYPEQLSGGQRQRVGIARALATRPKVLLCDEATSALDPQTTGEVLALLRRVNRELGVTIVLITHEMEVVRTLCDRVAVMEDGRVVENGEVYEVFARPGHPTTSAFVRSALHSEPDAALLERLGARHPGRLVNVPIVDGAPALEGLSALLREHAVDFTLVHGGVGEVRGRPLGSVTLELRGSAAAVDAVAHGLGAQARSKAGAR
- a CDS encoding MetQ/NlpA family ABC transporter substrate-binding protein yields the protein MLSALPRRRTARAAATTAAVLALLLSGCGLGGSDGKRIRVGVSGDSPEWDVLAKEAAKEGLTVETVVFDDYSLPNKALSAGDIELNAFQHLVFLAQSNTENHTDIAPIAATTVVPLGLYSSRHTQLSRLPDRAEIALPNDPANQGRALRVLEQAKVIELRPEAGLFATPDDITANPKHIRLTPVNAQQTPRTLKDTDAAIINDGVAELAGIDAETALFKDDPAGPQSLPYLNVIAARADRKDDPDFEKIVRLYASPAVQDEVRRTSNGTAHHVELPAADLQVEVARIQKQLKR
- a CDS encoding peroxiredoxin: MGRSPAVGQVVDDFRLPGGELTGEEFVRTEYSLGGHRGSPVVLAFYPGDNTPVCTTQLCSYSDGLESLGAGGARVWGISPQSVDSHEDFARSRGLRLPLLADTDRTVARAFGITAPLIGLRRAVFIIAPDGTLHWKHVTAVGATFPPADTITEQLSRIGAS
- a CDS encoding DUF6247 family protein, whose protein sequence is MSAQPEYVSVPPPPPAAAAQLLVRIRADHRAQRWEPAFERDWAKALEDSRHSYTLTPLHDVVRAWRSRLDSAPAVDAFIASGMDDSDHIALEDVIGARP
- a CDS encoding STAS domain-containing protein, translated to MSTATSSPILAHTTPHDTGADSAPCAITVHSRGNVLTIAPTGEIDHHTARPLRVTLALAAAHGYTGLVLDTSRVTFADSGLLRVLDEWCRHGRRLRMVNQSKAVQRLLAAAAATGPAPSPYGGLRRKPGDGAERAAPPGPPDRPGPAGEATPR
- a CDS encoding neutral zinc metallopeptidase, whose amino-acid sequence is MGVRDRFGARGFGARCVGVLAALTLLAPATAYASAHAAAGSERARSAPVAAEPPGPDTDSPQGLATYLGEAFSSIDGYWQDYFRAHRLEGPSVFYATPLSSGDSFTSRCAEQPVTHDTPTFFYCAADGYTTREGDTFSGGIYFPVTTAMGLRRETGDFALATVMAHEFGHEVQQELMEQLHLRDIVQRKDGAPVLENGRPVKVKESELLADCYSGNWSKYAHRQGLVATANLAEAVVALRLAADKEFGVGDPHGSKYERTAAFTLGYTSGDPLRCARRYWVTETWE